Proteins encoded by one window of Paenibacillus sp. DCT19:
- a CDS encoding TetR/AcrR family transcriptional regulator has translation MRQDKKSSTPTDPRILRTRQLIRDAFVDLLQEMDIEKLSVNRIAERATINRVTFYLHYRDITDMMEKMADEMIEQIEGIVQEHGALFENEANEDEPWPVLVKLLEHFADNSKFYKVVLASKRTPIFTEGLLKLLSKLVTAKIKKMESHSPLANVGIHKEIAIWYGSSALIGTIVAWLRSDMPYSPHFLAKQFSLIRSHSYKDLI, from the coding sequence ACAAAAAGTCGTCTACGCCTACAGATCCTCGTATTCTGAGAACGAGACAGCTCATTCGTGATGCCTTTGTTGATTTGCTGCAAGAGATGGATATTGAGAAGTTATCCGTTAATCGGATAGCCGAACGAGCAACCATTAACCGGGTAACCTTTTATCTGCATTACCGTGATATTACAGATATGATGGAGAAGATGGCCGACGAGATGATTGAACAGATTGAAGGGATTGTTCAAGAGCATGGTGCTTTATTTGAGAATGAAGCCAATGAGGATGAACCCTGGCCGGTGCTTGTCAAATTGCTTGAGCATTTTGCTGACAATTCCAAATTTTATAAAGTGGTGCTTGCTTCCAAGCGAACACCGATATTTACTGAAGGGTTATTGAAATTGTTAAGCAAACTGGTTACCGCCAAAATTAAAAAAATGGAAAGCCATAGCCCGCTTGCTAATGTAGGCATTCATAAGGAAATTGCTATCTGGTATGGGTCATCAGCATTAATCGGTACAATTGTCGCGTGGCTTCGTTCAGACATGCCTTATTCGCCACATTTTCTAGCGAAGCAATTCTCGCTAATTCGTTCGCATAGCTACAAGGATTTAATATAG